DNA from Methanocella sp.:
ACTTATCGTTGATCCGGCTCACGCCGCAAGTCTCGATGGCGCCGGCCGGGCAGAACACCTTACAGTGGCCGCAGCCCACGCACTCGTCAGTAATCCTCACCGAATCCCTCTGTACCGTTTTTAGCCGTAATAGGGCCTCCTCCTAATAGTGCTTTTCGGTTATCTCCTGGGCCTTCCATCCCTGGCCGGCGTCGATCCTGACCTTATGGGCGCTGGCCTGCGCCTTGCGGCGGGCCTGCTCCACGGTCTTCCCGCAGGAGAGCACAACGCCCATCCGGCGCTCCGCATACGTTTCGGGCTTGCCGAAGATGAGGACGCTCGTGTCGTCGTCGTACGCGCCGGCGACGCTGTACTGCGGGTACCAGCCCTCGGTATGAGAGATGATGACGTGCGAGGCGGCGGAACAGCGGGGCTCGATGATGGGGTCGTGCCACTTGATGGGGATGCCTAAAACTGCTTTCGCGTGGAGCGCGAACTCAGAATAGCCCAGCGGCATAGAGGCGAGAGTCACTAACCCCGTGTCGTGGGGCCGGCACGCCGTCTCGTTGGCGTATACCCTGCCGTTCTTCAGGTCGATGAACATCTCGTGGGCGAAGAGGCCATAGCCGCCCAGCCTGTCCATGATGCGCTGCGAGTAGTCGTAGACCTGCTTCTCTATTTTTTTGACCATCTTTTCATCGCCGCCCTCGATCCAGGGGTGCCACGAGGAATGGTAATCCCCCTCGATCTGGTAGTGCCCCAGGGGCCGGACGAACTTGCTCTCGTCCTTGCCCTTCTCGTTGACGTACTTTACG
Protein-coding regions in this window:
- a CDS encoding 4Fe-4S binding protein, which produces MRITDECVGCGHCKVFCPAGAIETCGVSRINDKCIECGKCKGYCAIGAITEEP
- the purT gene encoding formate-dependent phosphoribosylglycinamide formyltransferase yields the protein MSLKPRRILGTPYANGAKLLFLGAGELGKETMIEAQRMGIEIVAVDRYANSPGMQVAHRSYPINMKSERALMAIMAREKPDAIIPEIEAINIDTLFKLEKEGYFVAPCAEAVWTAMHRERLREAIASTGARTSKYEYATDLASFKKACDSIGYPCVSKPIQSSSGKGSYFLKSKKDVEKAFKEAEKARGSSAKIIVEEFISFDVEITELSVKYVNEKGKDESKFVRPLGHYQIEGDYHSSWHPWIEGGDEKMVKKIEKQVYDYSQRIMDRLGGYGLFAHEMFIDLKNGRVYANETACRPHDTGLVTLASMPLGYSEFALHAKAVLGIPIKWHDPIIEPRCSAASHVIISHTEGWYPQYSVAGAYDDDTSVLIFGKPETYAERRMGVVLSCGKTVEQARRKAQASAHKVRIDAGQGWKAQEITEKHY